ATCCAGACTATTCTGTTCCAGCCACCATCACCCTTGAGGAAAGTCTTGCTCTGAATGGATCGTACGGATATCCCTTTGTTCCCGTGGTTCTGCGAGCCGCCGGAAATCATGCCAGCTAGCCGTGAGAACTTGATACCCAGGGGAGTCACACCTATGTACCGGCGTATGGCCAGTCCAAGGCCGTCCACTTCCGGAATATAGAACGCTGCCCCCTCAAAGCAGCCGCAGTTAGTGGTAGGGTATTTTATGGCACTGAATATGTTGACGTGCTTTACCTGGTGGTTGGACCTCTCGTAAACAGCCGCATCCACGCCAGTGTAGCTCCCCAGTTCGGCGTTCAAGCACTCGCCTTTGGGCATGGGGAAGATGTAGCCTTCCGGATCCATTTCTACTGTCACCTGAGCCGATGTATAGGAAAGGATACCGCAATAGGGTATCTGGCTGGGCGTAATGGCGCACACGTGGTTGGGCGCTAGCGACTTACAAATGGTGCAGCCATAAAAGATGTCCACATCCTCGTCTTCCATGGTCAAAGCCATCTCCTGGGCTTTCAACCTTTGAATCCCCAGTTTGTAAAGCGGCTCTATAAGTCCTATGCCACCGACCTCGGGAGCCCCGATTATCCACCGAAACTCCATGGCTTCCACATGAGGGACCACAGTCCTTACGTAGGCATGTAAAATCTGGCATAACTTCGGGAAGGTCAGCCTGCCTACCACCGACTTGCTTATTCTCATCCATGGAGCCTGGAAGGTGCCAAAGGCCATATACCCTTCTATACCATGCAGCGACATGGCCATCTGACGTTCAATATACTCACGATGTCTCTGACCTATTCCCTTGCCATAGACCTTGATGTCCCAGG
The Chloroflexota bacterium genome window above contains:
- the cdhC gene encoding CO dehydrogenase/CO-methylating acetyl-CoA synthase complex subunit beta, which translates into the protein MTLGQDVEVKMPPGREFQLPTDPDHLWDGLKDIGLGIRWVAEVKKADMQIELSGPKWEYKSYTILEIIEDPQKVRNGIVTLIGPDIHEVQPGTSVPMAWDIKVYGKGIGQRHREYIERQMAMSLHGIEGYMAFGTFQAPWMRISKSVVGRLTFPKLCQILHAYVRTVVPHVEAMEFRWIIGAPEVGGIGLIEPLYKLGIQRLKAQEMALTMEDEDVDIFYGCTICKSLAPNHVCAITPSQIPYCGILSYTSAQVTVEMDPEGYIFPMPKGECLNAELGSYTGVDAAVYERSNHQVKHVNIFSAIKYPTTNCGCFEGAAFYIPEVDGLGLAIRRYIGVTPLGIKFSRLAGMISGGSQNHGNKGISVRSIQSKTFLKGDGGWNRIVWMPADMKREVAEYIPEEIYDKIATEEDTIDPIELKEFLKKKKHPIVEKFWKNGEPQPLKVPLPGADWSEE